One window of Novipirellula aureliae genomic DNA carries:
- a CDS encoding SHD1 domain-containing protein, with protein MNRTARTIFRFSTVGTLTLILGISPASAGWLLHHMRCGSRANECCEPIVCCPPAPVCCPAPVVCCPPPVVGNSCDYGVVDMGVVDYGAVDRSMAVPSGEVIYDSQPLPSAPSQESEIPSNQQNEFESSSDSDSAPPSPFEEQAAQSETPADNTEMEASATEPDVDPETDSPSSPSTEEPAADDLFGGAEMEVEPEMESPSLDEPVAEPDNSDDLFGNPPADEMPESVMPETEMPEAEMPETEMPETEMPEAEMPEAEMPESVMPEPVMPEPAFPESEGDSGMDDLFGNPADNEAPANSGGSDDLFGDPPAGNEAPADGGGMDDLFGDPPAGNEAPADGGGMDDLFGDPPAGNEAPTDGGGMDDLFGDPPAGNEVPTDGGGMDDLFGDPPAGNEAPADGGGMDDLFGDPPAVEEVPTDGGGMDDLFGDPPAVEEVPTDGGGMDDLFGDPPAVEEVPTDGGGLDDLFGDPPAVEEAPADGGVDDLFGMPTSSDDSGDFDDLFGRSDREADSDQMTQRDSRRMGERLVVTEKQFPPHFSLQETSVRVWIDNTSTFRTEGRLIEIYDGFVRLRKTNGKTCSVPMSRMCDADRAYVESIKNQIETSRVAMLTSK; from the coding sequence ATGAACCGCACGGCCCGAACCATTTTCCGCTTTAGTACCGTTGGTACGCTCACGTTAATCTTGGGCATCAGCCCGGCATCGGCAGGCTGGCTTCTACATCATATGCGATGTGGCTCACGTGCCAACGAGTGCTGCGAGCCGATTGTATGTTGCCCTCCTGCACCGGTATGCTGTCCAGCACCGGTCGTTTGCTGTCCCCCGCCCGTCGTTGGCAATTCCTGTGATTACGGCGTGGTTGACATGGGTGTGGTCGATTATGGAGCTGTCGATAGGAGCATGGCAGTACCGAGTGGCGAAGTGATTTACGATTCTCAGCCGCTGCCATCCGCTCCTTCACAAGAGAGTGAGATTCCGTCCAACCAGCAAAATGAATTTGAAAGTTCTAGCGACAGCGATTCGGCTCCACCATCGCCTTTCGAAGAGCAAGCGGCTCAATCCGAGACGCCTGCGGACAATACGGAAATGGAAGCTTCGGCCACAGAGCCGGACGTAGATCCGGAAACGGACTCGCCTTCGTCTCCATCGACCGAAGAACCGGCGGCGGATGATTTGTTTGGCGGTGCTGAGATGGAAGTTGAGCCCGAAATGGAAAGCCCTTCGCTGGACGAACCGGTCGCGGAGCCAGACAATTCTGATGACCTATTCGGCAATCCACCTGCGGATGAGATGCCCGAATCCGTCATGCCCGAAACCGAGATGCCCGAAGCTGAGATGCCTGAAACCGAGATGCCTGAAACCGAGATGCCCGAAGCGGAGATGCCCGAAGCGGAGATGCCTGAATCCGTCATGCCCGAGCCCGTCATGCCCGAACCTGCGTTTCCTGAATCGGAAGGTGACAGCGGCATGGATGACTTGTTCGGCAACCCAGCCGACAACGAGGCACCGGCAAACAGCGGTGGCTCGGATGATTTGTTCGGCGATCCCCCCGCTGGAAATGAAGCCCCAGCCGACGGCGGTGGCATGGACGATTTGTTCGGCGATCCCCCCGCTGGAAATGAAGCCCCAGCCGACGGCGGTGGCATGGACGATTTGTTCGGCGATCCCCCCGCTGGAAATGAAGCCCCAACCGATGGCGGTGGCATGGACGATTTGTTCGGCGATCCGCCTGCTGGAAATGAAGTCCCAACCGATGGCGGTGGCATGGACGATTTGTTCGGCGATCCGCCTGCTGGAAATGAAGCCCCAGCCGACGGCGGTGGCATGGACGATTTGTTCGGCGATCCGCCTGCAGTCGAAGAAGTTCCAACCGATGGCGGTGGCATGGACGATTTGTTCGGTGATCCGCCTGCAGTCGAAGAAGTTCCAACCGATGGCGGTGGCATGGACGATTTGTTCGGTGATCCGCCTGCAGTCGAAGAAGTCCCAACCGATGGCGGTGGCCTGGACGATTTGTTCGGTGATCCACCCGCCGTCGAAGAAGCACCAGCCGATGGCGGTGTGGACGACCTATTTGGAATGCCGACGTCAAGCGATGATTCCGGTGACTTCGACGATCTATTTGGTCGGAGCGACCGTGAAGCCGATTCAGACCAAATGACTCAACGAGACTCGCGTCGTATGGGTGAGAGATTGGTTGTCACTGAAAAGCAATTTCCGCCTCACTTCTCGCTGCAAGAAACCTCGGTGCGAGTTTGGATCGACAACACCTCCACCTTCCGAACCGAAGGTCGTTTGATTGAAATTTATGATGGTTTCGTACGCTTGCGAAAGACCAACGGAAAGACTTGCTCGGTTCCAATGTCACGAATGTGCGATGCGGACCGTGCATATGTTGAATCGATCAAAAACCAGATCGAAACGTCACGCGTAGCGATGTTGACTAGCAAGTAA
- a CDS encoding serine/threonine protein kinase, with product MPRSRLGPLAIEAKLGDFPSQSCVWRAIHVKLKRSVAVKVFSSPFGATPEVRTDFASEWETLKTLSHPALVRCYGGGFENNDAYLAYELVDGETLASHLERKSRMSWESVLELAEPLVDALRYLHEHSIQYAAIQPDKIMIAGLSPILIDTRVNRFGTSMKTSRPPTVQEIALRPPELLRDPALVSNRSDLYSLGATLYFALTGRMPIQGETVEEVMENVANQKPVSPASLVMDCPVWLDKLIMQLLEKDPAKRPFGAPAVTLALAEVRRRSMSKTGVAEHASSGFSPLSVTDQKDRDEARTLLGRHLVREQAIPDATVWHDKPWVLVGALVMILGLLAYLVWPLSENQMRSRAEELLTRDTQSSLNQAKVNFLRPMLNRFPDGEHADWAAEQIDRVDMLQAEHALSVKLKRNLPIRNEGERLLAEAQKFERFGDTATALDQYRSMLTLLGDDEKYRPYVNLARRQIAKIETQSVAKDEAAIMIQAKLDQADQSMLRGNVVAAREIWYSIIDLYRNNANVAPLVEKAQTRIRENQTPSDTNE from the coding sequence ATGCCCCGCAGTCGTTTAGGCCCTTTGGCAATCGAAGCAAAACTTGGCGATTTTCCGTCGCAAAGTTGTGTTTGGCGAGCGATTCACGTCAAACTCAAACGGTCGGTCGCCGTCAAAGTCTTTTCGTCTCCCTTTGGTGCGACCCCCGAGGTTAGGACCGACTTCGCATCGGAATGGGAAACGTTGAAAACCCTTTCTCATCCTGCGCTCGTTCGATGCTACGGAGGTGGTTTCGAAAACAACGACGCCTACTTGGCCTACGAGCTTGTTGATGGTGAAACGTTGGCTTCCCATTTGGAGCGGAAATCGAGGATGTCGTGGGAATCGGTTCTCGAACTGGCCGAACCGCTCGTTGATGCTCTACGATATCTCCACGAGCATTCAATCCAATATGCGGCAATCCAGCCGGATAAAATCATGATCGCTGGACTCAGCCCGATTCTGATTGATACTCGAGTCAATCGGTTTGGCACCAGTATGAAAACATCACGTCCACCGACCGTTCAAGAGATCGCACTGCGCCCACCCGAACTACTTCGAGATCCTGCATTGGTTAGTAACCGATCGGACCTTTATTCGCTCGGGGCCACATTGTACTTTGCCTTGACCGGGCGGATGCCAATCCAAGGAGAGACGGTCGAAGAGGTGATGGAGAATGTTGCCAATCAAAAGCCGGTTTCGCCGGCATCCTTGGTAATGGATTGTCCGGTTTGGCTCGACAAGCTGATTATGCAACTATTGGAAAAAGACCCTGCCAAGCGTCCCTTTGGAGCACCAGCGGTGACGTTGGCGTTGGCAGAAGTGCGTCGCAGAAGCATGTCTAAAACCGGGGTGGCCGAACATGCGTCGAGCGGTTTTAGTCCGCTCAGCGTGACCGATCAAAAGGATCGAGATGAAGCGAGAACGTTGCTCGGACGACACTTGGTTCGCGAACAAGCGATCCCCGATGCCACCGTTTGGCATGACAAACCGTGGGTCCTGGTTGGAGCGCTCGTCATGATTCTCGGGTTGTTGGCTTATTTGGTTTGGCCTCTTAGCGAAAATCAAATGCGCTCTCGCGCCGAGGAATTGTTGACACGAGATACCCAATCATCGCTCAATCAAGCCAAAGTCAATTTCCTGCGTCCGATGCTCAATCGGTTCCCCGATGGAGAACACGCCGATTGGGCGGCAGAACAGATTGATCGCGTCGATATGCTGCAGGCGGAACACGCTTTATCAGTCAAGCTAAAACGAAATTTGCCGATCCGAAACGAAGGCGAACGCTTGCTAGCGGAGGCACAAAAATTTGAGCGATTCGGTGATACCGCAACCGCACTCGATCAATATCGAAGCATGTTGACGCTACTCGGCGATGACGAGAAGTATCGACCCTATGTCAATTTGGCCCGCCGACAAATCGCCAAGATTGAAACCCAATCGGTTGCCAAAGATGAGGCGGCGATCATGATCCAAGCAAAACTTGACCAAGCCGATCAATCGATGCTGCGTGGCAATGTCGTTGCGGCAAGAGAAATTTGGTATAGCATTATCGATCTTTATAGAAATAACGCCAACGTCGCACCGCTTGTGGAGAAAGCTCAAACGCGAATTCGCGAAAACCAAACCCCATCGGATACCAATGAATGA
- a CDS encoding pyrophosphate--fructose-6-phosphate 1-phosphotransferase, with the protein MSVKRVGILTAGGLAPCLSSAIGALIESYTEKAPEVEILCYRSGYKGLLLGDSFLVTQAIRDKAKVLHQHGGSPIGNSRVKLTNIDDCVKRQLVQPGDDPLEVAAEQLRRDRVDVLHTIGGDDTNTTAADLAAFLAKNDYELTVVGLPKTIDNDVIPIRQSLGAWTAAEQGARFFENVVAEHNANPRMLIVHEVMGRNCGWLTAATAEKYRERLEALDFLPETGLSRERKEVHGVYVPEMHFNLDSEAERLRKVMDEFDCVNIFISEGAGVDTIVEEMESRGKEVPKDAFGHYKLDSVNPGKWFGKQFAKLIGAEKTLIQKSGYYSRAARANAEDIDLIARCAEKAVDCALIGEGGVIGEDQDRGDELRAIEFERIKGGKAFNIDCTWFGELLSAIHQPKGEKLETVHA; encoded by the coding sequence ATGTCTGTCAAACGAGTTGGAATCCTTACCGCAGGGGGCCTCGCGCCTTGCTTGTCGTCCGCTATCGGCGCCTTGATCGAGAGTTATACCGAAAAGGCACCCGAGGTCGAGATTTTGTGCTACCGCTCAGGGTACAAAGGATTGCTACTCGGCGACAGTTTTTTGGTGACTCAAGCGATCCGTGATAAGGCAAAGGTGTTGCACCAACATGGTGGCAGTCCGATCGGAAATAGCCGTGTCAAGTTGACCAACATCGATGATTGTGTGAAACGGCAATTGGTTCAGCCCGGCGATGATCCACTTGAAGTCGCTGCTGAGCAATTACGCCGTGACCGTGTCGATGTCCTGCATACAATCGGCGGCGATGATACAAATACGACGGCAGCGGATTTAGCTGCATTCCTGGCGAAGAATGATTATGAGTTGACCGTCGTCGGTTTGCCGAAGACGATCGACAATGATGTGATTCCCATTCGTCAAAGCCTCGGCGCTTGGACGGCTGCGGAACAGGGTGCTCGGTTCTTCGAAAATGTGGTTGCCGAACACAACGCCAATCCACGCATGTTGATCGTGCATGAGGTGATGGGACGCAATTGCGGATGGTTGACCGCAGCGACAGCTGAAAAATATCGCGAACGGCTCGAAGCGCTCGACTTTTTGCCTGAAACAGGCTTGAGTCGCGAACGAAAAGAGGTCCATGGGGTTTACGTGCCCGAAATGCACTTCAATTTGGATAGTGAAGCAGAACGACTTCGAAAAGTGATGGATGAGTTCGACTGCGTGAACATTTTTATCTCGGAAGGCGCAGGCGTCGACACGATCGTCGAAGAAATGGAATCACGTGGTAAGGAAGTCCCCAAGGACGCCTTCGGTCATTACAAGCTCGATAGTGTGAACCCTGGGAAATGGTTCGGTAAACAATTTGCCAAGTTGATTGGTGCCGAAAAAACCTTGATTCAAAAAAGTGGCTACTACAGCCGTGCGGCTCGTGCCAATGCCGAAGATATCGATCTCATCGCCCGCTGTGCCGAGAAGGCGGTCGATTGTGCGTTGATTGGCGAAGGCGGTGTGATCGGTGAAGACCAAGATCGGGGTGACGAACTTCGCGCGATCGAGTTCGAACGCATCAAAGGCGGCAAAGCATTTAATATCGATTGCACTTGGTTTGGCGAGCTTTTGTCCGCGATCCATCAACCGAAAGGCGAAAAACTCGAAACCGTGCACGCATAG
- a CDS encoding mannose-1-phosphate guanylyltransferase, with the protein MLHAIIMAGGSGTRFWPASRQLRPKQLLNLHGDRSMIQSTLDRLGNLVAPEQQMIITGKVLVDAIAEQLPELPKQNIVGEPCRRDTAPCIGLAAALVQHQDPDAVMAVMPSDHVITSPERFQAALKTGEKLIQEDPSRIVTFGIRPDYPAESFGYIERAIAIENSEAAVFQVKQFREKPNRETAQAYLDAGTFYWNGGIFLWKASTILKALQENAPEIYAHIDAIAKRIGQDDYPQVLEREFAAIEGKSIDYAVMETYPNVVVIEADFPWDDVGSWQALSRLHEPDEDGNTVVGSHVAIDSSGCIIHSTGEHTIVTIGLDDMIVVQTPDATLVAPKHAEERVREAVKALAERGLDGLL; encoded by the coding sequence ATGCTACACGCAATCATAATGGCAGGTGGTAGCGGCACTCGGTTTTGGCCCGCCAGCCGCCAGCTTCGCCCCAAACAACTGCTCAACCTGCACGGCGACCGATCGATGATCCAATCGACGCTTGACCGACTCGGAAATTTGGTGGCACCCGAGCAGCAGATGATTATTACCGGCAAAGTGCTTGTCGATGCGATTGCCGAGCAGTTACCAGAATTGCCGAAGCAGAATATTGTCGGAGAGCCATGTCGCCGCGACACCGCCCCGTGCATCGGTTTGGCCGCTGCATTGGTGCAGCATCAAGATCCCGATGCTGTGATGGCGGTGATGCCATCGGATCATGTCATTACCTCGCCTGAACGTTTTCAAGCAGCACTCAAAACGGGTGAGAAACTGATTCAAGAGGACCCAAGCCGAATTGTCACATTCGGAATTCGCCCCGACTATCCCGCCGAATCATTCGGATATATCGAACGAGCAATCGCGATCGAAAACAGCGAAGCTGCCGTTTTTCAAGTCAAACAGTTCCGCGAAAAGCCGAATCGAGAAACCGCTCAGGCGTATTTGGACGCAGGCACGTTCTACTGGAACGGCGGTATCTTTCTATGGAAAGCTTCCACGATCCTCAAGGCTTTGCAGGAAAACGCCCCTGAGATTTATGCTCACATCGATGCGATTGCCAAACGCATCGGCCAAGACGATTATCCCCAAGTGTTGGAGCGAGAGTTCGCTGCGATCGAAGGCAAGTCGATCGACTACGCTGTGATGGAAACCTATCCGAACGTGGTTGTCATTGAAGCGGATTTTCCCTGGGACGATGTCGGCAGTTGGCAAGCACTATCCCGGCTGCACGAGCCAGACGAAGACGGCAATACGGTCGTTGGTTCCCATGTCGCCATCGACTCAAGTGGCTGTATCATCCACTCAACAGGCGAGCACACGATCGTCACCATCGGACTCGACGACATGATTGTCGTTCAAACGCCCGACGCAACCTTGGTCGCTCCAAAACACGCCGAAGAACGAGTCCGAGAAGCTGTCAAAGCCCTCGCCGAGCGCGGGCTCGATGGGTTGCTTTAG
- a CDS encoding DUF7932 domain-containing protein yields the protein MNTSRHNQLRDLLKSPDHPGPPAANANQSDSGAFHSDAERECLLHFDLAGDDGADGIDGRSFFDPVRRPGADGRDGEDATPAKPGKSAASATIEIGYSGNSRDRGVVAISGSAVTPGHSRQPIEASHPIGDSGYIFIDATGGRAGSGGRGGDGQPGARGHKGRNATRYSRGGNGGPGGDGGDAGNPTDGEVGGDGGQITVVVEAENLGLLMLMKGDLSGGDLGFAGEPAKGGPGGPGGPGGNSYHWTETQSYTDSQGKRRTRTVMRSNPGGFSGPSGRNGAPSRRRALDGRSGNDGKLSIVVHHANGSKQQYDAPYDLELVSFDIASEYEILEPDSLVSVDNVTVRNCGGMPTPPNYSIRTFLPSDDWLLCDEIDLVLPRSLAPNESYTFSDAGLRLRLADVIVSGPRKRGFTLDHPISPVAFMESGIHRPFRNFENAEIVEVRFPIELTDVIALNSLAPGESTRVRYGITNVSSETFDDALTFRSVQTGARLLGGDVDLGQLLFFDDADRPCDLLEQEFRHAVRNLAPGETRWIETRIGIRDSGDVIAYQAFVLGVDLHAQRPQSSDRHDQYRRIDYRRETIRVSEIYRRDEGSRFLLIANQKTDVDDIQKWTQLADYFGSGLDVWDVAYYGFLDLVRKVNEDKSILEDWAGMTVIIPNNYYFTAAGKTTAFNQLAKSQFLRAAADFNISFYVVGDSRTGGEKLLETSLIPISDEKSPSGLKTQKAFIKRIKKLSKYVARSGEVVGGVTSGAADVAAAALGSVHEFPIDKRTFLFQPDARWLVNEARDLQRKLTKVDPLHRWVIVHRYDTGDTDTSWGFFRKRKVGKLEVRRTLDSSKGSAVLFEADAIAVADEDFINSEQNKHGIFLALKFEDKVDRFIRLVSERTFPRFNEHYIDRPLTNDEIKQIGHELIDSILVDLYNEQHVARTCRTWGLGGVRPLMPKLNYLAERSLNYGVTFQQMKENEASIGLLIDLLGNIHYMAWRSKTIWDSLFIPTALFKRSRAVSKYMVNRVDRISASIFGQKMTWWDKWTAPDDYDPFGTAKNKVPQGAARDLADKLIEQTESELRKQNVSLNKYTSAQTFPGLTYDPELLQETDRVMSGEVYDHLVKREQQADVARAQLEYEVAKQRSELLVPLATEQATPESVSTPTST from the coding sequence ATGAACACTTCTCGTCACAACCAGCTCCGAGATTTGCTGAAATCACCCGACCATCCGGGCCCGCCCGCTGCGAATGCAAACCAATCCGACTCGGGTGCCTTTCATTCGGATGCCGAACGCGAGTGTCTATTGCATTTCGATTTGGCGGGCGATGACGGAGCGGATGGCATCGACGGACGCAGTTTTTTCGATCCGGTGCGCCGTCCAGGTGCGGATGGCCGCGACGGCGAAGATGCAACGCCAGCGAAACCGGGAAAGAGTGCGGCATCGGCAACGATCGAGATTGGCTACAGCGGAAATTCTCGCGATCGTGGTGTCGTCGCGATCTCTGGTTCGGCGGTGACCCCTGGCCATTCCCGGCAACCGATCGAAGCGTCACACCCGATCGGTGATTCAGGCTACATCTTTATCGATGCGACCGGCGGGCGGGCGGGCAGTGGCGGACGCGGTGGCGACGGGCAACCGGGAGCTCGCGGACACAAAGGACGCAACGCCACCCGCTACAGCCGCGGCGGTAACGGTGGTCCGGGCGGTGACGGTGGTGATGCCGGTAACCCTACCGATGGCGAGGTTGGCGGCGATGGCGGACAAATCACGGTAGTCGTCGAGGCGGAGAACCTGGGCCTTCTCATGCTGATGAAAGGTGACCTCTCGGGGGGCGACCTGGGCTTTGCCGGTGAACCAGCAAAGGGCGGCCCGGGCGGTCCCGGTGGTCCCGGCGGCAATAGCTACCACTGGACCGAAACACAGTCCTACACCGATTCGCAGGGCAAGCGGCGAACGCGAACCGTCATGCGCAGCAACCCCGGCGGCTTTTCAGGGCCAAGCGGACGAAATGGCGCTCCGTCACGACGCCGAGCCCTCGATGGACGCAGCGGCAATGATGGGAAACTATCAATCGTCGTCCATCATGCAAACGGATCGAAACAGCAATACGATGCCCCCTACGATTTGGAACTTGTCTCATTCGATATCGCTAGCGAATACGAGATTCTCGAACCCGACTCTTTGGTCAGCGTTGATAATGTCACGGTGCGCAATTGTGGTGGCATGCCAACACCGCCAAACTACTCCATCCGTACCTTTTTGCCATCCGACGATTGGTTACTTTGCGACGAGATCGACTTGGTCTTACCACGCTCGCTTGCGCCGAATGAATCGTACACCTTTTCCGATGCGGGGCTTCGCCTTCGATTGGCGGACGTGATTGTCTCAGGACCTCGCAAACGCGGATTCACACTCGACCATCCGATAAGCCCCGTGGCGTTTATGGAAAGTGGTATCCATCGACCCTTTCGCAATTTTGAAAACGCTGAAATCGTCGAGGTGCGATTCCCGATCGAGTTGACCGACGTGATCGCGCTCAACAGTCTAGCGCCAGGCGAATCGACTCGCGTTCGTTACGGAATCACCAACGTCAGTAGCGAAACGTTTGACGATGCATTGACCTTCCGCAGTGTGCAAACCGGTGCTCGGTTGCTCGGCGGCGACGTCGATCTCGGGCAATTGCTCTTTTTCGACGATGCCGATCGTCCTTGCGATTTACTCGAGCAAGAATTCCGGCATGCCGTTCGCAATTTGGCCCCAGGTGAAACGCGTTGGATCGAAACGCGCATTGGCATTCGAGACTCAGGCGACGTGATCGCCTATCAAGCGTTCGTACTCGGCGTCGACTTGCACGCCCAACGCCCTCAATCGAGTGATCGACATGACCAGTACCGACGAATCGATTACCGACGTGAAACGATCCGTGTGTCGGAAATCTATCGCCGCGACGAAGGATCGCGTTTCCTGTTGATCGCGAACCAAAAAACCGATGTCGATGACATCCAAAAATGGACGCAATTGGCTGACTATTTCGGTAGCGGCTTGGATGTTTGGGATGTTGCCTATTACGGTTTTTTGGATCTGGTCCGCAAAGTCAACGAAGACAAATCGATCTTAGAGGATTGGGCGGGGATGACCGTCATCATCCCCAACAACTATTACTTTACCGCAGCAGGAAAGACAACCGCGTTCAACCAATTGGCCAAGTCTCAGTTCTTACGCGCGGCAGCCGACTTCAACATCTCGTTCTACGTCGTCGGCGATTCACGTACGGGTGGTGAAAAATTACTCGAAACCTCACTGATTCCGATCAGCGACGAAAAATCGCCGAGTGGGTTGAAGACGCAAAAGGCATTTATCAAACGGATCAAGAAACTATCGAAATACGTCGCCCGTAGTGGAGAGGTGGTCGGCGGGGTGACCAGTGGTGCGGCCGACGTTGCCGCTGCCGCTCTTGGCAGCGTTCACGAATTCCCAATCGACAAACGAACTTTTTTGTTCCAACCCGATGCTCGGTGGCTTGTCAATGAAGCACGTGATTTACAACGGAAATTGACAAAGGTTGATCCGCTACATCGCTGGGTCATCGTTCACCGCTATGACACTGGCGATACCGATACGTCATGGGGATTTTTTCGAAAACGGAAAGTCGGAAAACTAGAAGTCCGCCGTACTCTCGATTCGAGTAAAGGCTCAGCCGTCCTGTTTGAAGCCGACGCGATCGCGGTGGCCGATGAGGACTTCATCAACAGCGAACAAAACAAGCACGGTATTTTCTTAGCGTTGAAATTCGAAGACAAGGTCGATCGCTTTATTCGATTGGTCAGCGAGCGAACCTTTCCTCGATTCAACGAACATTACATCGATCGGCCATTGACCAATGACGAGATCAAGCAAATCGGGCACGAATTGATCGACTCGATTTTAGTCGATCTTTATAACGAACAACACGTGGCACGAACCTGCCGAACCTGGGGACTCGGTGGCGTGCGCCCGCTGATGCCCAAACTGAATTATCTCGCCGAACGGTCGCTCAACTACGGGGTCACGTTCCAGCAAATGAAAGAGAACGAAGCATCGATCGGACTCTTGATTGATTTGCTAGGCAACATTCACTACATGGCTTGGCGGAGCAAAACGATCTGGGATTCGTTGTTCATTCCAACCGCGTTGTTCAAACGCAGTCGTGCGGTATCAAAGTACATGGTCAATCGGGTGGATCGGATCAGCGCTAGCATCTTCGGCCAGAAAATGACTTGGTGGGACAAATGGACGGCACCCGATGACTACGATCCATTTGGAACCGCGAAGAACAAAGTGCCGCAAGGAGCGGCTCGTGATTTGGCGGACAAGTTGATCGAGCAGACCGAATCCGAACTGCGAAAACAGAATGTCTCGCTCAATAAGTATACGTCGGCACAAACGTTTCCTGGACTTACCTACGACCCCGAGTTGTTGCAGGAAACCGACCGGGTGATGTCAGGCGAAGTCTACGACCATTTGGTCAAGCGCGAGCAGCAAGCGGATGTGGCACGGGCGCAATTGGAATATGAAGTTGCCAAACAACGATCCGAATTACTGGTCCCGCTCGCAACCGAGCAAGCAACACCTGAGTCCGTTTCCACGCCTACCAGCACATGA
- a CDS encoding PQQ-like beta-propeller repeat protein, producing MLIRLLALAFPLLLATRSFADESAWPEFRGPSGDGIAADADLPIAIDQSVITWQTPIHGKGWSSPVVWKDQIWLTTATADGKRMSVVCIDRMSGRIVHDKVLIENKEPSSCHPMNSYASPTPVIEEGRVYVHFGAYLTACLDTASADLVWERRDFECDHYRGPASSPILYDGKIFIAFDGIDVQFVVALDAQTGETLWRKKRSIDYGTDIGDQMKAYGTAEVINVNGQDQLIYPSAVATIAYDPQTGNEIWTVYHGGMNASARPILVDGTLLLSNGLGAIVAVLAGGKGNITDSNIVWSSKKSVAKRSSPIVVGDLIFMVTDEGILTCRELDSGEIVWKHRLQGTFAASPIYASGRLYFFNMDGEILTLLPIRSYSPLAETTLGDGFMASPAVAGNQLFLRSKSMLYCIEK from the coding sequence ATGCTTATTCGTTTACTGGCATTAGCTTTTCCTTTGCTTCTCGCCACCCGATCGTTTGCCGATGAGTCGGCGTGGCCCGAGTTTCGCGGACCATCCGGTGACGGCATTGCGGCCGATGCGGATTTACCAATCGCGATCGATCAATCCGTTATCACGTGGCAAACACCGATTCATGGCAAGGGGTGGTCGTCGCCCGTCGTTTGGAAAGACCAAATCTGGTTGACGACCGCAACCGCAGATGGCAAGCGAATGTCGGTAGTGTGCATTGATCGCATGAGTGGTAGGATCGTCCATGACAAGGTACTTATCGAGAACAAAGAGCCATCGTCTTGCCATCCGATGAACAGCTACGCGTCGCCGACGCCCGTGATTGAAGAGGGACGTGTCTACGTTCATTTCGGTGCCTACTTAACAGCATGTCTGGACACCGCGAGCGCCGATCTTGTCTGGGAGCGGCGTGACTTTGAGTGCGACCATTATCGCGGTCCAGCGTCATCGCCGATTCTATACGACGGCAAGATTTTCATCGCTTTCGACGGCATTGATGTCCAATTCGTCGTCGCTCTCGATGCCCAAACGGGCGAGACCCTTTGGCGAAAAAAACGCAGCATCGATTACGGCACCGATATTGGTGACCAGATGAAAGCCTACGGGACCGCGGAAGTGATCAATGTAAACGGACAAGACCAACTGATTTACCCCAGTGCAGTGGCAACCATCGCTTATGATCCGCAAACCGGTAACGAAATATGGACGGTATACCACGGTGGCATGAACGCCTCGGCACGCCCTATCCTGGTCGATGGCACGCTATTGCTTAGCAACGGACTAGGAGCAATCGTCGCTGTTCTCGCGGGTGGAAAAGGAAACATCACCGATTCGAACATCGTTTGGTCGAGTAAAAAGAGCGTCGCAAAACGCTCCTCACCCATCGTGGTTGGCGATCTAATCTTTATGGTTACCGATGAAGGGATTTTGACATGCCGTGAGCTCGACTCGGGTGAAATCGTTTGGAAACATCGTTTGCAGGGTACGTTCGCCGCCTCACCCATCTATGCCAGTGGAAGACTCTACTTTTTCAATATGGACGGTGAAATCTTGACGCTACTGCCAATACGCAGCTACTCGCCGCTTGCCGAAACAACGCTCGGCGATGGCTTCATGGCTTCGCCGGCCGTGGCGGGAAATCAATTGTTTTTGAGAAGCAAGTCGATGCTGTACTGCATCGAGAAATAA